The following proteins are co-located in the Styela clava chromosome 15, kaStyClav1.hap1.2, whole genome shotgun sequence genome:
- the LOC144432433 gene encoding uncharacterized protein LOC144432433 has translation MAASYSDVLKIQSGVIPPLRDKIKTREIRRPHCLHMQFSREKPFEDGFRNAAKNIILQCLTKNHVKTIAVRPYNSIDVTCISRAAVLKLSTFLESHPIPECKWYLYEPEKVRVDISWVPGHLTTSMIKTALLKHVQFDSEVSESKDKDGIGQGTMNVQIQPKLLNENPIPSYIYVDGYMLTVKYYGQRKTCKQCGSFEHFKIDCPLRIQNQENRQRMQKQSKITALKDIVNIDKLPPKSQHQQNRTEQVINLSNVSSSTQEENKQKASLQITPETSNHTLPNSKSIIETPKTSQSTKMQENQSLLVGQQKRLHSDSPNEQPRFQRKFDNVSSDGHEVNMIDEETSKLLMCAKCGSEIILSDESKEVMCEYCSTSNLILKQCCQNDGYFALPKDVANINTPIPCNLCQQLVNYSPCCLEISEWENNLLKCKTCSTVYIKCHCSSLIMPPVKGMFKKCDNVHCNQIITFCSCGIISAAENGPSCTCGNYQANYNCDSLTNG, from the coding sequence ATGGCGGCTTCTTACTCCGACGTTTTGAAAATACAATCTGGCGTTATTCCGCCACTCAGAGACAAAATTAAAACAAGGGAAATTCGACGACCACATTGTCTGCATATGCAATTTTCGAGAGAAAAACCATTCGAAGACGGCTTCAGAAATGCAGCgaaaaacattattttacaaTGCTTAACTAAGAATCATGTTAAAACCATTGCAGTCAGACCATATAACTCTATCGATGTAACGTGTATTTCAAGAGCAGCGGTACTGAAGTTATCAACGTTTTTGGAATCTCACCCTATACCTGAATGCAAGTGGTATTTATATGAGCCTGAAAAGGTTAGGGTTGACATATCATGGGTGCCAGGTCACCTAACTACAAGTATGATAAAAACTGCTTTGCTTAAACATGTTCAATTTGATTCAGAGGTTTCTGAATCAAAAGATAAAGATGGAATAGGACAAGGAACCATGAATGTTCAAATACAACCTAAATTACTCAATGAAAATCCAATACCAAGCTATATATATGTTGATGGGTACATGCTTACAGTTAAATATTATGGTCAAAGAAAAACGTGTAAGCAGTGTGGTTCGTTTGAGCATTTTAAAATTGACTGTCCACTGAGAATCCAAAACCAAGAGAACAGACAAAGAATgcaaaaacaaagcaaaatcacTGCACTaaaagatattgtaaatatagATAAGCTTCCTCCAAAGTCTCAACATCAACAAAATCGAACTGAACAGGTTatcaatttgtctaatgtttcaTCATCTACTCAGGAAGAAAATAAACAGAAAGCCTCTTTGCAAATAACACCAGAAACATCAAACCATACACTACCCAATTCGAAAAGCATTATCGAAACACCCAAGACGTCACAGTCAACCAAAATGCAAGAAAATCAAAGTCTCTTAGTCGGACAACAAAAGCGTCTTCATTCAGACAGTCCAAACGAACAACCCCGTTTCcaacgaaaatttgacaatgtatCAAGTGATGGACATGAGGTAAATATGATAGATGAGGAAACCAGTAAACTTCTAATGTGTGCCAAATGCGGATCAGAAATAATACTCTCTGATGAATCAAAAGAGGTCATGTGTGAATACTGTAGCACATCGAATTTGATTCTCAAACAGTGCTGTCAGAATGATGGTTATTTTGCTCTACCCAAAGACGTGGCAAATATCAATACCCCTATTCCTTGCAACTTGTGCCAGCAATTAGTCAATTATTCACCTTGCTGTTTAGAAATAAGTGAATGGGAAAATAATTTACTGAAGTGCAAAACCTGTTCAACTGTCTACATCAAATGCCATTGTTCCTCATTAATCATGCCACCTGTAAAAGGTATGTTTAAAAAATGTGATAATGTTCATTGCAatcaaataataactttttgttCCTGTGGTATAATAAGTGCAGCAGAAAATGGTCCTTCATGTACCTGTGGTAATTACCAAGCAAACTATAATTGTGATTCTCTGACTAATGGATAG